The Nitrospira tepida genome includes a window with the following:
- a CDS encoding nickel-dependent hydrogenase large subunit yields the protein MAVQTLDISPVGRVEGDLDVRVEVDNGVVTNAWTQAELFRGFEIILRDKDPQAGLVVTPRACGICGASHLTCAAWALDTAWQTTVPRNAILARNLGQIVESLQSQPRYFYGLYAIDLTNKKYRGSRYYEEACKRFAPFTGKSYEIGVTISGKPVEIYALLGGQWPHSSYMVPGGVMCAPTLADITRSVSLLEYYKNNWLEPVWLGCSLERYEQIKTYEDFNAWLDENPAHANSDLGFYWRMGLDTGLHKYGAGLGKYVSWGYLPHEDKYQKPTIEGRNGAVIMKGGVYDGATNTHKLMSQDFARENTSHSWYDEGSADTHPYDRTTKAKSNNKTDFNGTYSWATAVSHADFGRLEAGPFARQMVAGGKHGESWQHYDGFILDVYKKMGGASLHLRQLARMHETIKLYRQAERCLKEFRLNEPWYIKPQEKDGRGWGATEAIRGALCHWIEVKGGKIKNYQIIAPTTWNVGPRDGMGRRGPIEEALLGAPIADPTDPVEVGHVARSFDSCLVCTVHAHDAKTGKELARFKIG from the coding sequence ATGGCTGTTCAAACATTAGACATTTCTCCCGTCGGCCGAGTGGAAGGCGACCTCGACGTGCGCGTTGAGGTCGACAACGGTGTTGTCACCAACGCCTGGACACAGGCAGAGCTGTTCCGTGGATTCGAGATCATTCTGAGAGACAAAGATCCGCAAGCCGGGCTGGTTGTGACCCCACGCGCCTGCGGCATCTGCGGAGCCTCCCACTTAACCTGCGCTGCGTGGGCCTTGGATACGGCGTGGCAAACCACCGTCCCGAGGAACGCGATTCTTGCGAGAAATCTCGGTCAGATCGTTGAAAGCTTGCAAAGCCAGCCGCGCTACTTCTATGGGCTCTATGCGATCGACCTAACCAACAAGAAGTATCGTGGTAGCCGATACTACGAGGAGGCCTGCAAGCGCTTTGCTCCCTTCACCGGGAAATCCTATGAAATTGGCGTCACCATTTCCGGGAAGCCTGTGGAGATCTATGCGCTTCTGGGTGGCCAGTGGCCTCACTCTAGTTATATGGTCCCCGGCGGGGTCATGTGTGCGCCGACCCTGGCAGACATTACGAGATCCGTCTCGTTACTGGAGTACTACAAGAACAATTGGCTCGAACCGGTCTGGCTTGGCTGCTCATTGGAGCGGTACGAGCAAATCAAAACCTACGAAGACTTCAATGCGTGGTTGGACGAGAATCCAGCCCATGCCAATTCGGATCTGGGATTCTATTGGCGCATGGGCCTAGATACTGGACTCCACAAATACGGAGCTGGGCTTGGGAAATATGTCAGCTGGGGATATTTGCCCCACGAAGATAAATACCAGAAGCCTACCATCGAAGGACGCAATGGCGCCGTGATCATGAAGGGCGGAGTCTATGATGGGGCCACAAACACGCACAAGCTCATGAGCCAGGACTTCGCGCGAGAGAATACGTCTCATTCCTGGTATGACGAGGGATCGGCGGATACGCATCCCTATGATCGCACGACCAAGGCGAAGTCGAATAACAAGACCGATTTCAACGGGACCTACTCCTGGGCGACCGCGGTCAGCCATGCGGATTTCGGCCGGCTGGAAGCGGGACCCTTTGCCCGCCAGATGGTCGCAGGAGGAAAACACGGGGAATCCTGGCAGCACTACGATGGCTTCATCCTGGATGTGTACAAAAAGATGGGTGGCGCGAGTCTCCACCTGCGTCAACTCGCCAGGATGCATGAGACTATCAAGTTATATCGCCAAGCGGAGCGATGCCTGAAGGAGTTCCGGCTCAACGAGCCTTGGTACATCAAGCCCCAGGAGAAGGATGGCCGGGGTTGGGGGGCGACCGAAGCGATTCGTGGAGCGCTCTGTCACTGGATTGAAGTCAAGGGCGGGAAGATCAAGAACTATCAGATTATTGCTCCGACCACGTGGAATGTGGGGCCTCGCGATGGTATGGGTCGTCGTGGTCCGATCGAGGAGGCGTTACTCGGCGCGCCTATTGCCGATCCAACCGATCCCGTCGAAGTCGGTCACGTCGCCCGATCATTCGACTCATGTTTGGTGTGTACCGTTCACGCGCACGATGCCAAGACAGGGAAAGAATTAGCCCGCTTCAAAATCGGGTAG